In Pseudomonas rhizosphaerae, one DNA window encodes the following:
- the pstC gene encoding phosphate ABC transporter permease subunit PstC, translating into MNSPFVVPDNPDSACKPPSTKDFLVDRTFRALARVGVVLILAVVFALIFEVGRKALPGMEKHGFDMLFGTVWDVNQGKYGILPAIWGTLYSAFIALVIAGFFGISMAIFLTQDFLPAKLAAVFRTIVELLAAIPSVVYGLWGIYVVIPAIRPLTTWLHTELSWIPFFGTSLSGPGLLPAALVLAIMILPTIAAVSQDALTAVPMKTKQAAYGMGTTHWEAILKVMVPSAATGIFGSLVLGLGRALGETMALAMLVGNANNISLSLFAPANTLAALLALNFPEAGPSEIEVLMYAALVLMLITLIVNVIGSMLMVYAQRGTK; encoded by the coding sequence ATGAACAGCCCTTTCGTTGTACCGGATAACCCGGACTCAGCCTGCAAGCCGCCTTCGACGAAGGACTTCCTGGTCGATCGCACGTTTCGTGCGCTTGCGCGCGTCGGTGTGGTACTGATTCTGGCCGTGGTATTTGCCCTGATTTTCGAAGTAGGGCGCAAGGCACTACCGGGCATGGAAAAACACGGCTTCGACATGCTGTTCGGCACCGTGTGGGACGTGAACCAGGGCAAGTACGGCATCCTGCCGGCCATTTGGGGCACGCTCTACAGCGCCTTCATCGCGCTGGTCATCGCCGGTTTCTTCGGCATCAGCATGGCGATCTTCCTGACCCAGGATTTTCTGCCCGCCAAGCTCGCTGCCGTGTTTCGCACCATCGTCGAACTGCTCGCCGCCATTCCCAGCGTGGTCTACGGCCTGTGGGGCATCTATGTGGTGATCCCGGCTATTCGCCCGCTGACGACCTGGCTGCACACCGAACTGAGCTGGATCCCCTTTTTCGGCACATCACTGAGCGGGCCTGGGCTGCTGCCGGCCGCACTGGTGCTGGCCATCATGATTCTGCCAACCATCGCCGCGGTGTCTCAGGACGCCCTGACCGCCGTGCCGATGAAAACCAAGCAAGCGGCCTATGGCATGGGCACCACCCACTGGGAAGCGATTCTCAAGGTCATGGTGCCGTCGGCCGCCACCGGCATCTTCGGCTCGCTGGTGCTGGGCCTGGGCCGGGCACTGGGTGAAACCATGGCCCTGGCCATGCTGGTGGGTAACGCCAACAATATCTCGCTGTCGCTGTTCGCGCCGGCCAACACACTGGCGGCGTTGCTGGCGCTGAACTTCCCGGAAGCAGGGCCCAGCGAGATCGAAGTGCTGATGTACGCGGCCCTGGTGCTGATGCTGATCACCCTGATCGTCAATGTCATCGGTTCCATGCTCATGGTCTACGCACAACGGGGGACTAAATGA
- a CDS encoding sigma 54-interacting transcriptional regulator has translation MLGKLAVISPSTTLTAVMNQVLARRGLSVAVVEAAQHQAIVMAQQALDDGASVLISRGKTASVLREHFQVPIVEVRHTFFDCINAYHKALQVSERIAFLATSDGYAAILEKARPFMPAVTICPIDPFGSAQSTDAQLNRLQAEGIEVAIGGLSLEQAVKARGLRYIMSEADADAAFDAIDEALHLLRIEQERLHKRLELQGRYEMIRSILDCVSEGIFSIDSQGVITNMNNVATQYLGSVKCGDNVAGLLPQGYFARVLGKGEAVRGALINLGRLSLTLSIAPITLGEQVIGAVATLQKQTEIKAIEQKMRRQLARQHVAENTFASIIGSSPALAKAKRLAQTFAAVDSTVMIEGETGTGKELFAQGIHNASKRRHGPFVAINCAAFAPGVLESELFGYVKGAFTGALAEGKAGVFELAHTGTIFLDEISETSAEIQLKLLRTLQERKVVRIGDDKVTPVDIRIITASNKRLPQLVAQGLFREDFFYRICVLKLQLPALRERRQDIPELVSHLLASFGIPTAPPGPDLLARLSAHDWPGNIRQLGNIVERLAVMGQGREMSGAWVQEALEDLSASAQSLPALACGEQAMLLEALRSVRGNREQAARLLQISTTTLWRRMKKYQDLDPDAFTAARFHRPQGPSVAR, from the coding sequence GTGTTGGGAAAACTTGCAGTGATCTCCCCTTCCACTACCCTGACTGCCGTGATGAACCAGGTACTGGCCCGACGAGGCCTGAGCGTTGCGGTGGTGGAAGCTGCGCAGCACCAGGCAATAGTGATGGCGCAACAGGCGCTCGACGACGGCGCCAGCGTGCTCATCAGCCGTGGCAAGACCGCGAGCGTGCTGCGCGAGCACTTCCAGGTGCCGATTGTGGAAGTGCGCCACACGTTTTTCGACTGCATCAATGCCTACCACAAGGCGCTGCAGGTGTCGGAGCGAATCGCGTTCCTGGCCACGTCCGACGGTTACGCGGCCATTCTGGAAAAAGCCCGGCCCTTCATGCCGGCAGTGACCATCTGCCCGATCGACCCGTTCGGCAGCGCGCAGAGCACCGACGCCCAACTTAACCGTCTGCAGGCCGAGGGCATCGAGGTGGCCATCGGTGGCCTGTCGCTGGAGCAAGCCGTCAAGGCGCGCGGCCTGCGCTATATCATGTCCGAGGCCGATGCCGACGCCGCCTTTGATGCCATCGACGAAGCCTTGCACCTGCTGCGCATCGAGCAGGAGCGGCTGCACAAGCGCCTGGAACTGCAGGGCCGCTACGAGATGATTCGCTCCATCCTCGATTGTGTGTCCGAAGGCATTTTCAGCATCGACAGCCAGGGCGTGATCACCAACATGAACAATGTCGCCACCCAGTACCTGGGCAGTGTGAAGTGTGGCGACAATGTGGCCGGCCTGCTGCCACAGGGTTATTTTGCCCGGGTGCTGGGAAAGGGGGAGGCGGTACGGGGCGCCTTGATCAACCTGGGGCGCCTGTCACTGACCCTGAGCATCGCGCCGATCACCCTGGGCGAACAGGTAATCGGCGCAGTCGCAACCCTGCAGAAGCAGACCGAAATCAAAGCCATCGAGCAGAAAATGCGCCGGCAACTGGCGCGCCAGCACGTGGCCGAGAACACCTTCGCCTCGATCATCGGCAGCAGTCCGGCACTGGCCAAGGCCAAGCGCCTGGCGCAGACCTTCGCGGCGGTGGACAGCACGGTGATGATCGAAGGTGAGACCGGCACTGGCAAGGAGCTGTTCGCCCAAGGCATCCACAACGCATCGAAACGCCGCCACGGCCCGTTCGTGGCGATAAACTGCGCAGCGTTCGCGCCCGGCGTGCTGGAGAGCGAGCTGTTCGGCTACGTGAAAGGTGCGTTCACCGGCGCGTTGGCCGAGGGCAAGGCCGGCGTGTTCGAGCTGGCCCACACCGGCACGATCTTTCTTGACGAGATCAGCGAAACCTCGGCGGAAATCCAGCTCAAGCTGCTGCGCACCTTGCAGGAGCGCAAGGTGGTGCGCATTGGCGACGACAAGGTCACGCCGGTGGACATCCGCATCATCACGGCCAGCAACAAGCGCCTGCCGCAGCTCGTGGCGCAAGGATTGTTTCGTGAGGATTTCTTCTACCGCATCTGCGTGCTTAAACTGCAATTGCCTGCCCTGCGCGAGCGCCGTCAGGACATCCCGGAACTGGTCTCGCACCTGCTGGCCAGTTTCGGCATCCCGACCGCGCCGCCTGGGCCAGACTTGCTGGCACGGCTGAGCGCCCACGACTGGCCAGGCAACATTCGTCAACTGGGCAACATCGTCGAGCGCCTGGCGGTCATGGGCCAAGGTCGCGAAATGAGCGGTGCGTGGGTGCAAGAAGCACTGGAAGACCTGTCCGCCTCGGCTCAGTCCCTTCCTGCACTTGCCTGTGGCGAACAGGCCATGCTGCTCGAAGCCTTGCGCAGCGTGCGTGGTAACCGCGAACAGGCCGCACGCCTGCTGCAGATCAGTACCACGACCCTCTGGCGGCGGATGAAGAAATATCAGGACCTCGACCCGGATGCGTTCACCGCGGCTCGTTTCCACCGGCCTCAGGGTCCATCGGTTGCACGCTGA
- a CDS encoding DUF1932 domain-containing protein, with translation MELVFIGFGEAAYHLATGLRSQGDLQLGAFDANAGDPQRGAAIRQRAESTQVTLFDSLEAACQGARFIVCLTSASSALAVAERIVPLLVAGQSYVDMNSAAPTVKQAIDALPRAEGVAFCDAAVMGTVPGNNHRVPMLLAGEGAQAFADAFTPYGMRLTVLDAKPGAASAIKMLKSVVMKGLPQLLIEAFQAGEKFGVLDTLVESLGESLNGKTVEQLANTFTARTLIHAKRRSAEMDDVVATLEDAGVDATMSRASHRQLEKLAATDWHKQLGENGSELDYRAAIRHLVNHR, from the coding sequence ATGGAATTGGTCTTCATCGGTTTTGGCGAAGCCGCCTACCACCTTGCCACCGGCTTGCGCAGCCAAGGCGATCTGCAACTCGGCGCCTTCGATGCCAACGCAGGCGACCCCCAACGAGGCGCGGCGATCCGCCAGCGCGCTGAAAGCACCCAGGTCACACTCTTCGACTCACTGGAAGCCGCTTGCCAGGGCGCGCGTTTCATCGTCTGCCTGACCAGCGCCAGCAGTGCATTGGCAGTCGCCGAGCGCATTGTGCCGCTGCTCGTCGCCGGGCAGAGCTACGTCGACATGAACTCGGCTGCACCCACCGTCAAGCAGGCCATCGATGCACTGCCCAGGGCCGAAGGCGTGGCCTTCTGCGACGCTGCGGTCATGGGCACCGTGCCCGGCAACAACCACCGGGTGCCCATGTTGCTGGCAGGCGAGGGCGCGCAGGCCTTCGCCGATGCCTTCACCCCCTACGGCATGCGCCTGACCGTGCTCGACGCCAAGCCGGGCGCCGCGTCAGCGATCAAGATGCTGAAAAGCGTGGTCATGAAAGGGCTGCCGCAACTGCTGATCGAAGCGTTCCAGGCGGGAGAGAAGTTCGGCGTGCTCGATACCCTCGTCGAGTCGTTAGGCGAATCACTCAACGGTAAGACGGTCGAGCAGTTGGCCAACACCTTCACCGCCCGCACCCTGATCCATGCCAAGCGCCGCAGCGCCGAGATGGACGACGTGGTCGCCACCCTCGAAGACGCCGGGGTCGACGCCACCATGTCCCGGGCCAGCCATCGCCAGCTGGAAAAGCTCGCCGCCACCGACTGGCACAAGCAACTGGGCGAGAACGGCAGCGAACTGGACTACCGCGCCGCCATTCGCCACCTGGTCAACCATCGCTGA
- the pstB gene encoding phosphate ABC transporter ATP-binding protein PstB, whose amino-acid sequence MDCKLDKIFYGNFMAVRDSHVPIEKNKITGFIGPSGCGKSTVLRSLNRMNDLVKGFRFEGHVHFLGQDVYGKGVDPVVVRRYIGMVFQQPNPFSMSIFDNVAFGLRLNRYKGDLGDRVKHALQGAALWDEVKDKLKVSGLSLSGGQQQRLCIARAIATEPEVLLLDEPCSALDPIATRRVEELMVELKKDYTIALVTHNMQQAIRVADTTAFFSVDISQGTRTGYLVEMGPTAQIFENPREQMTGDYISGKFS is encoded by the coding sequence ATGGATTGCAAGCTCGACAAGATTTTCTACGGCAACTTCATGGCCGTGCGTGACAGCCACGTACCGATCGAGAAAAACAAGATCACCGGCTTCATCGGCCCGTCGGGTTGCGGCAAGAGCACCGTGCTGCGCAGCCTGAACCGCATGAACGACCTGGTGAAGGGCTTTCGTTTCGAAGGCCACGTGCACTTCCTGGGTCAGGACGTGTACGGCAAGGGCGTGGACCCGGTGGTCGTACGTCGCTACATCGGCATGGTCTTCCAGCAGCCCAACCCGTTTTCCATGAGCATCTTCGACAACGTTGCCTTCGGCCTGCGCCTGAACCGCTACAAGGGTGACCTGGGTGATCGGGTCAAGCACGCACTGCAAGGCGCCGCGCTGTGGGACGAGGTCAAGGACAAGCTCAAGGTCAGCGGCCTGTCGCTCTCCGGTGGCCAGCAGCAACGCCTGTGCATCGCCCGCGCCATTGCCACCGAGCCCGAAGTGTTGCTGCTCGACGAGCCGTGCTCGGCGCTCGATCCAATCGCCACACGCCGGGTCGAGGAGCTGATGGTGGAGCTCAAGAAGGACTACACCATCGCCCTGGTGACCCATAACATGCAGCAGGCGATCCGTGTTGCCGACACCACCGCGTTCTTCTCGGTGGACATTTCCCAGGGCACCCGTACCGGTTACCTGGTGGAGATGGGCCCGACCGCGCAGATCTTCGAGAACCCGCGCGAACAGATGACCGGCGACTACATCAGCGGCAAGTTCAGCTAA
- the pstA gene encoding phosphate ABC transporter permease PstA gives MTSLSAPTAALPSLQRKFEGRALRSLVLTTLVWTGALIASVPLLSVLYMLITRGGARLSLEVFTELPPTGFETGGGFGNAMAGTFVMVGIAAAIAVPVGIMAAVFLAELGPDSKLANAARFAAKMLTGLPSILAGVFAYALVVMTTGTYSAPAGGVALAVLMLPIVVLTAEESMKMVPKVMKDAAYGMGCTRSQVIWKIILPTGMPAILTGVMLAVARAAGETAPLLFTALFSNYWIYHEGSLAVMNPTASLAVLIYNFSGMPFDNQLELAWAASLVLVMIVLFVNIVSRVFGKPKF, from the coding sequence ATGACCAGCCTGAGCGCTCCTACCGCCGCGTTGCCCAGCCTGCAGCGCAAGTTCGAAGGCCGCGCCCTGCGTAGCCTGGTGCTGACCACCTTGGTCTGGACCGGTGCGCTGATCGCCAGCGTACCGCTGTTGTCGGTGCTGTACATGTTGATCACCCGTGGTGGGGCGCGTTTGAGCCTCGAGGTGTTCACCGAGCTGCCACCGACCGGTTTCGAGACCGGTGGCGGCTTCGGCAACGCCATGGCCGGCACCTTCGTGATGGTCGGCATCGCCGCAGCCATCGCGGTACCGGTCGGCATCATGGCAGCGGTGTTCCTCGCCGAACTGGGCCCGGACAGCAAGCTGGCGAACGCCGCGCGGTTCGCCGCGAAGATGCTTACCGGGCTGCCGTCGATCCTGGCCGGCGTATTCGCCTACGCGCTGGTGGTGATGACCACCGGAACCTATTCGGCGCCTGCCGGCGGCGTGGCCCTGGCCGTGCTGATGCTGCCGATCGTCGTGCTGACCGCCGAAGAGTCGATGAAGATGGTCCCCAAGGTCATGAAGGACGCCGCCTATGGCATGGGCTGCACGCGCTCCCAGGTGATCTGGAAGATCATCCTGCCCACCGGCATGCCGGCGATCCTCACTGGCGTCATGCTCGCCGTGGCGCGCGCCGCAGGTGAAACCGCGCCGCTGTTGTTCACCGCGCTGTTCAGCAACTACTGGATCTACCACGAAGGCAGCCTGGCGGTCATGAACCCCACCGCATCGCTGGCCGTGCTGATCTACAACTTTTCCGGCATGCCCTTCGACAACCAGCTGGAGCTCGCCTGGGCGGCCTCCCTCGTGTTGGTGATGATCGTGCTGTTTGTGAACATTGTCAGTCGTGTTTTCGGCAAGCCCAAGTTCTGA